One window from the genome of Lacerta agilis isolate rLacAgi1 chromosome 18, rLacAgi1.pri, whole genome shotgun sequence encodes:
- the IL12RB1 gene encoding LOW QUALITY PROTEIN: interleukin-12 receptor subunit beta-1 (The sequence of the model RefSeq protein was modified relative to this genomic sequence to represent the inferred CDS: deleted 2 bases in 1 codon), which translates to MAHPRALWRGRGPPRHLWPVAVALWFAVAQVSAGDEGAPRNLNCFKACCCQTSWCRPNCSWEAGSRVGASYTLHFWYPDHQPGKRHAILRTGNATSLFLDRVHVYAEVTVTVWVESRVRRHPPLRSNNLTLVFNQAVRLTAPTDINFSRSRGHMTLTWTEPTTAAFRPGESGQMRPAAHANLTTGNCKTQKEHKAMEIIAVRCPVEGNAPYEVQVRYRTPGPYSDWSDWSRSAFVPAEILRSPELNCSAEPLREDGLRRVTLEWQKPSWEQGEVDFTLTFVLLPCLCLDESETLFDVRNGTSFQGFLSGAEYNISLQAANRASRPPASFCRLPAEQGAVGPTFQEVIQSGRNFSVTWGTKHEVICFEKDPGRSCEDEDIREVNETSWSGTLEPDVCSRLAVHAWDPEEESWSTLGLVRLFHRGAPSEDRVQLVVVSPTPTSADIHWDPPAFLAGCPSVLHKYVICWHNERGEEIATYEVNASETRFTISDLQPNTTYRVGVGVSTAGSDGRCRDFIGFRTRPADSKKTTLTLSFLLLGLVGGVLVVASTVHICKKRAKEVLCPPLPDPADTEAVKILARSEPGQVHPRLGFMQPLESSSPTEPLVLEPRSPSKEDPSAGTAEDFPALANLAEETLLPKEEQPGSGGLLPSEYKGQGFLSPMEDDRQGRPAGRLQ; encoded by the exons GTGATGAGGGAGCCCCCCGAAATTTGAACTGCTTCAAGGCTTGCTGCTGCCAGACTTCCTGGTGTCGCCCCAACTGCAGCTGGGAGGCCGGGAGCCGGGTGGGGGCTAGCTACACCCTGCATTTTTG GTACCCCGACCACCAGCCTGGCAAAAGGCACGCCATTCTCAGGACCGGGAACGCCACCTCCCTGTTTTTGGATCGGGTCCACGTCTACGCCGAGGTGACCGTCACCGTCTGGGTGGAGAGCCGGGTT CGAAGACATCCTCCTCTGCGGTCGAACAACCTCACCCTGGTGTTCAACCAAGCCG TCAGGCTCACAGCCCCCACAGACATCAACTTTTCAAGGTCAAGAGGCCACATGACCCTAACTTGGACCGAACCTACAACTGCTGCGTTCCGCCCGGGAGAATCAGGTCAGATGCGGCCGGCAGCGCACGCCAACTTGACCACG GGGAACTGCAAAACTCAGAAGGAGCACAAAGCCATGGAGATCATCGCAG TTAGGTGCCCCGTGGAAGGGAACGCCCCGTACGAAGTGCAAGTCCGATATCGGACCCCCGGCCCGTACAGCGATTGGAGCGACTGGAGCCGGTCTGCCTTCGTTCCGGCCG AAATCCTCAGGAGCCCAGAACTCAATTGTAGCGCAGAGCCGCTCAGGGAAGACGGCTTGAGGAGGGTCACCCTGGAATGGCAG AAGCCCAGCTGGGAGCAAGGGGAGGTGGACTTCACCCTGACGTTTGTCCTGCTTCCCTGCCTCTGCCTGGACGAATCGGAGACCTTATTCGACGTGAGGAACGGGACTTCCTTCCAAGGCTTTCTGTCGGGGGCCGAGTACAACATCTCCCTGCAAGCCGCCAACAGGGCCAGCCGGCCCCCGGCCTCCTTTTGCAGGCTCCCGGCGGAGCAAGGCGCAG TAGGTCCCACCTTCCAGGAGGTCATCCAGTCCGGCAGGAACTTCTCAGTGACGTGGGGGACAAAGCACGAGGTCATCTGCTTCGAAAAGGACCCGGGACGGTCCTGTGAGGACGAAGACATCCGAGAGGTCAATGAGACCAGCTGGTCAG GGACCCTGGAGCCCGACGTCTGCAGCCGCTTGGCGGTCCACGCATGGGACCCAGAGGAGGAATCCTGGTCGACGCTGGGCCTCGTGCGCCTCTTCCACAGGGGCG CACCTTCCGAAGACCGCGTGCAGCTGGTTGTAGTCTCCCCAACGCCCACCTCCGCCGACATCCACTGGGACCCCCCTGCCTTCCTCGCCGGCTGCCCCAGCGTGCTCCATAAATACGTCATCTGCTGGCACAACGAGCGAGGCGAGGAGATAGCCA CTTACGAGGTCAACGCATCCGAGACCCGCTTCACCATCTCAGACCTGCAGCCCAACACCACTTACCGGGTCGGAGTCGGCGTTTCGACCGCCGGGAGCGACGGCCGCTGCCGAGACTTCATCGGCTTTCGAACCCGCCCCGCAG ATTCCAAGAAGACGACTCTGAccctcagcttcctcctcctgggtCTCGTCGGAGGGGTCCTTGTTGTCGCCAGCACCGTCCACATTTGCAAAAAGAG GGCGAAGGAAGTTCTGTGCCCCCCCTTGCCAGACCCGGCCGACACAGAAGCCGTCAAGATCCTCGCCAGATCAGAGCCGGGGCAG GTGCACCCACGGTTGGGCTTCATGCAGCCCCTGGAGTCCAGCAGCCCCACAGAACCCCTCGTCCTCGAACCCAGGTCTCCGTCCAAAGAGGACCCGTCCGCCGGCACCGCAGAAGACTTTCCGGCCCTTGCCAATCTCGCCGAAGAGACCCTCTTGCCCAAGGAGGAGCAGCCGGGCTCGGGCGGCCTCCTGCCCTCCGAGTACAAGGGCCAGGGGTTCCTGAGCCCCATGGAGGACGACCGGCAAGGGCGGCCGGCTGGACGTCTCCAGTGA